AGCGCCCGGCCGTCCCACAGCAGCCGCCGGCAGGTCACCTCGACCGTTTCCTCGGTGCGCGAAAGTACTGTGCCCCAAGTGATCCGGCAGTTATCCAGCACGTACAACGGATGTTCGACGGTGTTGGGGCCGCCGCGTCCCAGGAACCTCGTCCACGGGTACACACCGAACACGTGGAAGCAGTGATTGCCGGCTGCCTCGCGAGCCAGCTCGGCCGTCAGATGCGACCAGTAGTGGCCTGCCCGCGGTCCAATGATTGTCAGCAACCCCTCGAAGAACTCCTGGGGAGCCACGCCGGCGCCGATGCCGCCGCCGAGCCAGTACGACTCGACCAGTCGGTGATCCAGCGGGTCGGCGATCCCGGTCAGCTGCGACAGCACCAGCAGATACGGCCAGGCTCCGGAGAACGTGCGTGCCGCGGCCCGAACCTCGTCCACCGACCCGTCCCGCAGGGTGGCGCCCAGCGGGGGACCGCAATAGCCAAGGGCGTTGGGGGCGTAGGCATACCGCCCGAACATCTCGGCGCCCCCGCTCATCTCAACCGCCGCCCAGCCCGGCGGTCGGGTCGGTGCCGCCTCGACCCATCAGTTCCAGCCCGGCCATCGCCTGCTCGGCCCCGGCCCGATCGGTCTTCTCCATCACGAAACCCATGTGGATGATCACCCAGTCGCCGGGCGAGAACGTCTCGTCCGGCAACATGCCGACGTTGACTCTGCGTTGCTCGCCGGCGACGTCGACCAGCGCCAGTTGACCCTCGTAGCCGTCGAGCATCCTGATCACTCGGCCCGGGATACCCAAACACATGATTCAGCACTCCTTCGGCGCCGAAGACCGCAGGGCCGCAACGATTTCGCGGATGGCGCTGACCGCTCGGGGGACAGCGGCGGCGACCGGCCCGGTCAGACCCATGCCTTCGTCGACGCTGCCGGCCTCGCATCCGACGATCACCGTGTAAGGCGGGTTGCCGCCCAGTGCTCGCAGGCTCGCGAACACCGTCTGCGGATCCATGCTGTGCGCGTCCATGCCGACTGTGCCGTCGTCGGCGTCGTGGTCGGCCTGAAAGACATGCAGGGCACCGGGATTGCCGCGGTTTGGTATCGCGTCGACCAGGACCAGGCTGTTCCATTCGTCGAGCAGGTCATAGGCCAGGTGCATGCCGCCGATCCCGTAGTCGACCACTCGCACGTCAGATTCGTCCCGGGGCATCGTCGCGTGCCGCACCACCTCGGATCCGAACCCGTCGTCGCCGAGGAAGATGTTGCCGATCCCGGCCACCAGAATGCGCGCTGCCATAACCCTGCCTAGATGCGCTTCACATACGCCTGAGTCGCAGGTAACGCTTGACATCCGGCAGGGAGGCGACGCCGATCACTACCGCCACCGCCAGGACCACCCCGATGAGGGCGGCGAAAATCCAACCTAGGACATCCATGGCACATTCCTTTCGGCTTGTTCGCTGTCTAGTTGTTCGGCGATTGGTTCGATTTCGTCGGGGGAGAAGTACAGGT
The nucleotide sequence above comes from Mycobacterium vicinigordonae. Encoded proteins:
- a CDS encoding HypC/HybG/HupF family hydrogenase formation chaperone, with the protein product MCLGIPGRVIRMLDGYEGQLALVDVAGEQRRVNVGMLPDETFSPGDWVIIHMGFVMEKTDRAGAEQAMAGLELMGRGGTDPTAGLGGG
- a CDS encoding hydrogenase maturation protease, producing the protein MAARILVAGIGNIFLGDDGFGSEVVRHATMPRDESDVRVVDYGIGGMHLAYDLLDEWNSLVLVDAIPNRGNPGALHVFQADHDADDGTVGMDAHSMDPQTVFASLRALGGNPPYTVIVGCEAGSVDEGMGLTGPVAAAVPRAVSAIREIVAALRSSAPKEC
- a CDS encoding DUF6390 family protein, which codes for MSGGAEMFGRYAYAPNALGYCGPPLGATLRDGSVDEVRAAARTFSGAWPYLLVLSQLTGIADPLDHRLVESYWLGGGIGAGVAPQEFFEGLLTIIGPRAGHYWSHLTAELAREAAGNHCFHVFGVYPWTRFLGRGGPNTVEHPLYVLDNCRITWGTVLSRTEETVEVTCRRLLWDGRALTLSETSPRLFDLWADGYCAVPDVSAGDDVAVHWSRLCGRLAPEQVRALEDSTRRQLLLTSERLAHARVPD
- a CDS encoding DUF6893 family small protein; this translates as MDVLGWIFAALIGVVLAVAVVIGVASLPDVKRYLRLRRM